Genomic window (Magnolia sinica isolate HGM2019 chromosome 6, MsV1, whole genome shotgun sequence):
ttacttACCTGAATAAGTGAATTCCAAATAAATTCCTCCTTccataatttctttttttttttttacgagtTATTCATTGGTTCTTCCAGTTTTAATAGAACTCTtcttaccttcttttttttctacGAGTTATTCATTGTTTCTTTTAGTTTTAATAGAACTCttcttacgtttttttttttttttttaaaggaaggtTGGTTAGGGAACTACGAGATACGAGGAATTTTGTATGGCAAGATATAAGAGGAAGGATGACGAGTGGATCTCTTTCTCacttaaaatttaaaacttaaaatttaaaatttaaaacttaaaatttaaaatttaaatttttttattttaaaaaatacggGCGTTACattttaccccccttaaagaaaaatttcgtcctcgaaatttactcgATGTCATTCCTTAAAGAGATGAGGATACTTCTTGAGAATTTCTACTTCTAATTCCTAAGATGCTTCATCCGCTCCATGATGTAACCATAAGATTTTGACTAACGGTATAATTTTTGTACGTAAGACATGCTCTTTACGGTCTAAAATTCGAACCGGTTTCTCTATATAAGAAGTGTCTTTTTGCTGCTCAAGATCTTGCCACTCAATAACATGGGAGGCATCTCGTTCATATTTCCgcaacatcgatacatgaaaaaCGTTATGAACACTTGCCAATTGAGGAGGTAAAGCGAGTTGGTATGCTATTGCTCCAACACGTTCAagaatctcaaaaggtccaataaatcgcAGTGCAAGTTTTCCTCTTATACCAAACCGCATAAGTCCCTTCAtcggagagaccttcagaaatacatgatcTCCCATTGCGAACTCCAGATCACGTCTTCTATTATTGGCATAACTCTTCTGACGGCTTTGCGTAGCTTGTAAACGCTTACGAATGATCTCGACCTTTTCAGTAGCTTCCTGAACAATATTTGGCCCGACCAAACTCTTCTCATCTACTTTGGTCAAACAATTAGGCGCACGACAAGACTGCTCATATAAAGCTTCATATGCGGCCATTCCTATGCTTGCCTGCTAACtgttgttgtaggcgaactcagCGAAATGTAAATTGTCATCCCAACTTCCTTTAAAATCAAGGGTACATGCGCGCAATAGATCTTCCAATATCTGGTTCACATGTTCGGTCTACCCATTGGATTGCGGATGATATGCTGTACTATAGTCTGTAGTGGTTCTCATAGCTTCCTGTAGGTTGATCCAGAATCGCGAAGTAAAACGAGGATCACGATCTGACACGATAGAACTAGGGATGTCGTGGAGTCTTACAACTTCCCTGATATACAATTTAGCGAGTTCATCCATTGAATAGTTGATACGGATGGGAAGGAAATGTGCTGACTTTGTTAGTCGGTCGACAATCACCCATATCGCATCGTGCTTTTTCTGAGTCTTGGGGAGACCaaccataaaatccataaaaatacaatcccacttccactcgggTATTTTCAATGGCTGCTACAAACCTGAtggattctgatggtctgaattcaCATGTTGGCAAATAAAACATCGAGAAATATAATCTGCGATCTCTTTCTTCATGTTCGGCCACCAAAATAATTTCTTcacatcctgatacatcttcgtgcttcCAGAGTGAATAGTAAACTTGGTTCGATGTGCTTCTTttaaaatctcatctttcaaCTCCAGGACATTAGGTACACAGATACGTCCTTGTTATGGAATCCTTTTATCTTCCCTATTACTCCATTTAGACTCCTAATTATCCTGATATTTGGTTACCATTTTCAGCAACCATTTATCATTAGCTTGCGATTCGATAATCCGATCTCTAAGAGTCTGTTTCACCTTAATATTACATATCTCAACCTTTTGCTCCTGGAAATTTAGTTTAACGTCGAATTCTCTTATGAAACTCAGCATTTCCCATTCGTGGATTATCAAACTAGGTATAGTCTTCTACTTATACTCTTTTCTGCTTAGAGCATCTGCTAGTAACTTTGCTATACCCGGATAATAAAGTAATTCAAAATCGTAGTCCTTCAGGAATTTTGTCCATCTTCTTTGTCTCATTTTCAGGTCCTTCAGTGAAAATAAGTACCGAAGACTCTTGTGATCTGTAAAAATTTTGAATCGTTCGCCAGACAGATAATGTCGCCAAATTTTTAATGCGAACATAATGACGGCTAATTCCGGGTCATGAGTTGGGTAATTACGCTCATGGGGCTTAAGTTGCCTTAATGCATAGGCAATGACCTTAACAAATTGCAtcagtacacaacccaaacctTTTGTTGATGCATCTGTATATACTTCAAACATCAGTCCATCTTTGGGAAGAGTAAGGATGGGAGCAGAGGTTAGAAGTCGCTTTCACTCGGCGAAAGCTTCTTCACACTTCTCGGTCCATTTGAATGGTACTCTCTTCTGAGTCAGACTTGTCAATGGCTTGGAAATCTTTGAAAAATCTTTGAAAAATCTTTGATGAATCTTCTGTAATACCCAGCTAGTCCAAGAAAACTTCTAATTTCTGAGACATTTGTGAGTCGTTCCCATTTCACCACGGATTCAATTTTTACTGGATCTACTCCAATTCCCTTTTCTGAGATAACATGGCCAAGGAAATTAACACTCTTCTTGCAGAATTCGCATTTAGAGAATTTAGCATACAACTGATTGTCCTTTAAAGTCTGTAATGTTGTCCTCAAATGTAGCTCATACTCTTCACTAGTCTTGAagtaaatcaagatatcatcgatGAATACAATGATAAAGTTATCCAGATAAAGCTGGAATAATCtattcattaggtccatgaacactgcTGGGGAATTGGTTAGTCCAAAGTGCATAACCAAAAATTCATAGTGTCTACAGCCTGTTCGAAATGCCGTTTTATAGATGTCTTCCTCCTTGATTCGCAGCTGATGgtatccaaatcttaagtcgaTCTTGGAGAAATACCGAGCTCCTTTTagctgatcaaacagatcatcaatgcATGGTAAGGGATAGTTGTTATTAATTGTCACCTTATTCAATCGACGATAATCAATAAATAAGTGTCTAGTATCATCATTTTTCTTCACGAACAGTACCAACGCACCCCACGGTGACATGCTCGGTCGTATGAATCCCTGAGCCTTCAATTCTTCTAGTTGTTCCTTCAATTCCTTCATTTCGACAAATGCCATTTGATATGGAGACAGATATTGGTGCTGATCCTAGCAGAAGATCAATACCAAAATCTACTTCTCTACGAGGTGGTAAACCCGGTatatcttataaaatttcttgaTATTCCCTCACCACTGGAATTTGGTTTACAGACAATTTTGGTGTCTCTCCATTCATTAACATCATAACATGCTCGATCTTTTCATTCCTTTGCTTCCATTGAATTGTAAATGACTTTCTTCCAAATACAGAAAAATTAACCGTCTTTTCGTAACAATCCAACTTGGCATGATTAGGGATAAGCCAATCCAtactaaaaataatatcatatccaGACATGTCCATGACGACTAAGTTAGCTATCATTGGAATCCCTCCTAATATGACCGAAACAGAGTTGCAAATCTTATCTAAAATAACAGGTTTTCCTATGGGAGACTTCACAGAAATCTTCTTTACAAGACTTTCTAGTTTTAACCCTAATGGAGTTAAAATGGATGACGCAATAAAAGATAATGTAgctccagaatcaaacaacatatAAATTAAAATGCCGTTCATATCAATTGTACCTTCCATGACATTATGGTCATCTTCAGGCTTGTCTGCCGGTGTGATGGAATGAATAGAATAAACCCGAGCTCTCGACGCCTGCATTTTGGTTTATTAATTTCCTTGGTTTTGAGATGTAGGAGGTTGAGGCCTATTATGTTGATTCTGTGGAGGTTTAGAAGGTAATGCACGTGACGCTTGACCCGACTGTTGAGTAAGTGTTGGAAGTTGCAATCTATGAGGTGTTTGCTGAAGCGACATCACTCTCATGTCTTTAAGTCTGGTCCAGCACACCTGGGCTTTATATCCATATTTTCCACAATACGAACAATTTCTAGAGAAATGTTGCTCCTGATTTCCTGATGGTGCTATTTAAACATGCGTCCGTTGTCTCTTCTCCAAAGGTTGTTGTTGATTTGGTGCGATTCTAATCTAGCTTCTTACCTTCGACTTCAGAAAACGTTCACAATATCTCTCGACTCGAAGGGCTTTATCTACAATTTTAGAATACTTCTGAATATCCGCACAACAAAATTTTATTCAGATATTCTGATGAAGACCTTCTTCAAATCTTGTTATTTTATAATCTTCGTCTAGTCTTATGATATATCGTAACAACTCAGCGAATTTGGGCTCGTATTGAGCCACAATCATTGCTCCTTGCTGTATGTTTGCAAAATCTACCATCTTCAGGTTTCGATAAGCCTTGGAAAAATATTTTTTGTAGAATTTATCTTAGAATTCTTTCCAAGTCCACAAATGTCCAGTTGGTACCATTCTCTTAGCTGCTCTCCACCATACATCTGCTTCGCTCTGCATGATGAATGTTGCGAGTTGAACCTTTTGGTTATTAGGGTAATTCATAGCTTTTAAAGTCTTCTCGACTTGTTTAAGCCAATCTTCCGCAACTGATGGATCAGAAGCTCCTTTGAAAACTGACGGATGTAGCTTGGAAAAATTTTCGAGCATATCTACTTCTCGAGGTGGTTCCGTTCCATGCGGTGAAGAATTTTGATGATTATGAGGTGCTTGGTTCAAATTCGTTAACATATCCCACTAAGCCGTAAATTGTTCTTATTGTTGTTTCATCATGGCTGCTATCTGAGTCATCAACCTAAAGGCTGCATCCTAGGGCTGAATGTTAGGTCCATTGAAGTTAGCATGCATCATATTTGGAGATAATGGCAAATGAGTGCTCAGTCCTGCGCCACTCATATTAACTGGATAGGGAGGTGGTAGAGGAACTTGCCCTACATCGCCCACTTCATCCTCATTTATCATATTCTCATCCTGCTCTTCAGGAGCTGTCCCTGATTCTTCATGAATAGTCAAATTTGCTACGGGAGTCTTAGGGAGAGGTGCACTCGCGGAGGGTAACAAATCTCGAATACTATGGGTCTTCTTGGGGGCCATTTAATCATATGAGAAGaaaatttaatattatatatatatatatatatatatatatatatatatatatttcatatcaATCAAGGATTATAGGTTGGGTTTCTAAGTTTTACACGTCACGATGATTAAAGATCAGCGTTGCATCTCTCGACGTGactaaaggaaaatttcaaattcgGATTTGATAGACACATTATTATTTCCAGAATTTTAACTTTCAAACTGGAATTCAGAATGATCTAAAATTTGGAACATAGGTCACTAACTATCTGATGGATTTTTACAAAAATTTTCAGATCAAAATCATTGCATCTACTGGGTTTTTCGTCACTACTAAGGGAGAAAAATCATGCTATCTAGCAGTTATTTTTGTCATTTATGACATACtatttgaattttcataatttatatGTACATGACTCtcgaaaaaatttaaaatatttttgaataACAATTTTATTGTGTTTGATCAGGGACACTAAAATGGTCCAGATTTTCAATCAACAATATAAACAAATTGTCAAAAATTAGAAATACTTACCCTAGACCTTGAAATTTggggaaaatatttttatatgccTAAAAATAAGTCTTAGTAAGTTTAACAttaaatcccccccccccccccttttcagtaaaaaaaataaaaatcgctaAGTATGGGCTTATTATCCTATAAGAAAGAATTTTAAATTTAGTAGAGATAATGacctttattttatttcattttactcttaatatatatatatatatatatattaaaatactttaaataaaaatattaatttaaccAAAGGTAATTATTAAAATGAAAAACTTCATTAGTTAAATCGATAGAAAACTAGTATGGGCAGATTGATTTTCGGTTTGATGACTATTGTTTCTATCACCTTTTCTTgtactttaaaattttagattagATTCTAAATTTTTCTGAAGATCTTATTATAAGTTTAATATATCTCTATGAAATCTTAGCTAAAAAATTTCAatcacaaattttatttttatttttaaatttcctgCAGTCAGACCTGTTTAGAATTTGATGAATTCTGACCAACTTGTACTAACTCACTTAATCAATATAGTAACTCTGAGAttctaatttattattattatttttatattaatttagATTCGTCTATCTTCGTTCAGGCTTTTGAATCGCCTCAATCAGAATAGTACTTTTATAGTTACGAATTTTACAAGTTGGGTAATTTCTGCTGCCTATTGCTGTCAAAACATTATTTTATTgattaaaaatcttaaaaaattaatTTCGGTCCACACTAACCCATATTAAtttaaattatattcaaatagGAGTGCCGAGAatctaaagttttttatttttacgtTTAAAAATGAATAGGAGCTTAGTTTTGAATTTCTGTGTACCTCGTTCCATATATCAATAAAGAGGAAAATTCTGatgaaatatttttaattttagggGTCTACAAtttatgaaattttgtggggtaCATGACCTATATGTTACTCTAGGTTTTGGAAAAACTATTTTCTGATACTATTCTGTCACGACCCAAATTTCAGGTACCTAGCGTATACTTTGGACCCGATATCCATGTCATGActtgtacactaagtgtacttaaACAGTTAAATTGCTTACAAGAGATCTTATATATCCAGTTGCTTTACCGTAAATCTATATTCCATTCATACTAAGAAGCATCATATAAATAAGAAATGACCATTTATtccaataatcaatcataaacatagtTGAGGACCCTTCCATTCGGGGTCTTATGAcatgaaataaacatgtccaacaacttgaaaaaaattaattaacaatctaaaaaaatcaaatataattaaagaaaaaaaatcatggctACTTCAAGGCAGTAATTTCTTCCTCTGTCAAGTAGGGCCACGTGTCCCTTAAATCCTCCTCCGGCTCGGCTACATATTCCTATTCTTGAGCCACCGGctcaccctcattcacatctgtatgatttttccatcaataaaaaggatAAGTGGCCAGGTCTAATGAGAATTTCCGACATGGTTCTTaacattaaattataatagaatgcccaataatcatacacaatataatttttttttaaaaatgcaaaTGTAATGCAATAATGCATCAAGGGGGAatccgtccacttgcttgagttggaaacccATCAACCCGCATCTGTCCCTTAGCAGGCTCCTACCATCTGGTAGGCATAGGCAAGGCCCgcatctactccttgagtaggcttccGCTAGTATAGTGAGCTTCTGGTAACGCTTCTACCAGGATATACCATCCAGGAAGGTTCCCCAGGAATTCAGCACgtgttgtgcatgcaattgatagatgcaccaagtaatcatgaatcatgtattGCATAGACTTTTATCACATTTGAATCAACATAGTTTAACACCTTAAttaaatcatatcattattaatacagaaatcatagtcctttaaatCAACTAAGAGTACATAACAATTGAATCATGACAATTAAATCAGGATAATAATATAACACATCGaacaatccatctattttaactaaTGGATGAGAAATACATCGAgatcactcaccttgatgtggtgaAGATGATTCTGTGAACCAACGGTTTGAATTGAATTAAGATTTTCTAAAATCAtataaataagaattttctttaaatcttacgattacacataataaataaaatgtatgatttattatttatcatttatTCAGATCGATATTGCCCATCCAATGGTCTGATCTGTctagaatttaagattttaatttatttaatcttAAGGAACTAATGAATTGTGATGATTTAATCATACATTTAAAAATATGTCATATAATTCTCTGTGCCAAATTGTATCTTGCGCAGAGAATTattcttccatttttttaaaattttgttaagtTAAGGAAGAAAATTGATAGATATATGACCAGTATAGTCTATTAAGGTGTTGGATCGATCTGAttcttaaaaatattatataattaattctTATAACACCCATGAACAGTATGGATCATACTGATCGCTGTTCATGAAAAAATATCGCATTCTACATATTAGCCTCAAAGTCATGCGCATACATTTTTACATGAATTAATTAAAACTACACAATGGATGTTtgattgatccaatccatccaatgcgTAGATCATGATAAATTACAtattgcataaataaaataagaaaaaaataatgtaaaattacTTACCTGAATAAGTAAATTCCAAAGAAATTCCTCATTCCCACTTTTCcttctgtaatttttttttttacgagtTATTCATTGGTTCTTCCAGTTTTAATAGAACTCTTCTTACGTTCTTTTTTTCTACGAGTTATTCATTGCTTCTTTCAGTTTTAATAGAACTCTTCTTacgtttttctttttaaagaagGAAAATTGGTTGGGGAACTACGAGATACGAGAAATTTTGTATGACGAGAAATAATAGGAAGGATGATGAGTGGATCTCTTTCTCACTTAAACgttaaaacttaaaatttaaaatttaatttttttatttaaaaaaatacaggCGTTACAATTGCTATTGTATCGTATTATATTTTCTACATACGAGAACTAGTCTTATTCATAGTCAGATCTTGCGAAGTAAAAAACCATACATTCGTACGAGCAGAGTGGGTGCCTTTCTCTCTAAAATTGCAGTCCTTTACTCGAAATCTCTGGAACGCAAACTCACGAGTCATCTTAGGGTCATAGATCTTTAGGTTCTCAATCTTAAGCGTTTCTAAAGAGTCTAACCGAATGTAGGATCATAATAATTGATTAGTGGCAACTCTAATCAAATATAACACCCTTTTACCCTAAAATGAAAGCCCTCAAGCAAGACAACCACTGGAAAGGAGAGTCAATCTACCATCTCCCGAAAAATCCGCCTTCTAGTGTCCACACATGGATGTGGAGGAATATTTCTAGCCCCACAAGTCTCTTTAAATACAAACTTTGATACTTCAACAGAGTACACTGGTGAAATATAGAGACACTTCATGGCTTAGATAgatgatgaacaaaaaattatgcttatttgatcaTCTAACTGTTg
Coding sequences:
- the LOC131249747 gene encoding uncharacterized protein LOC131249747; its protein translation is MAAYEALYEQSCRAPNCLTKVDEKSLVGPNIVQEATEKVEIIRKRLQATQSRQKSYANNRRRDLEFAMGDHVFLKVSPMKGLMRFGIRGKLALRFIGPFEILERVGAIAYQLALPPQLASVHNVFHVSMLRKYERDASHVIEWQDLEQQKDTSYIEKPVRILDRKEHVLRTKIIPLVKILWLHHGADEAS